TGAAACTTCATGTACTAATACTCTCTCAGTTCCCTAATACAGTCTGATTGAGCAATTTTAAGTCAGTATTTTAGTGAACATTATTTCATGGCGAAGGTAAgtgaaatactgtacatacGGCTCTGACAAATGCTGTGAGGTAACCTTCCATCTgccgctctgtctgtctgtctgcctgcaggAAAACACGAGGCACTCTGACTCTGTACAGACCGTCCACTGCAGCCACATCCTGAAGTTCAAAACAAACAGATGTTAGAGATGCAGGGTGGATCACACCATACCATAATACCATGCTGATCACACTCGAATCCTCTGGCTCTCGGACCAAGGGTTTTATGTCTGTTACTCAAATCTGCTTATCAGTGGTCATTTCAAAATTGGAAACAACTTTTTGCTGCAGCCTTTTGGTCTGTGGTTGTCCGAGAGCAAAACATGTCCAAAAAGAGCTTACATctgttgttgaaaaaaagacCAAAGGTACCAAAGGTTTTGGTAGTATTTATTTTGGACACAACTAATGGTAActactagagctgggcgatatggaaaaaaatcaaatatcacgatatttttgacaaaatacctcaatgtcgatattgtagTGTGTAATGTGACTATTGATGCTTTcagaaaatattaacacaattaGTTTTGATACATAATCACCAAcgatgtggatacaatgactaagtgggtaaaggcaaataacagaaaagctagaacagtctagcaagttcagaaaatgacatcactttactgtaatgcagcctctaaaaccaggaaaagaccacttgtgtcatatcacgatatccaaaaattaagacgatatctagtcttatataagggtgcaccgatccgatattaagatcggatatcggccccgatattgacaaaatagctggattggggatcggaaaaattaacagatccactttttttttttttcttctctccgtCGCAGCACTGGGACCCCTGTTAActgcgtacccttctcactcatggtagtaactttataacacaacaattaataacccacaactaactttctttaaaaggataaaacaccatagcacataacaatttgtgacttaaacagtttctaacactaataattttacatttacaaatgtagcTACACTGCCGAATGGCAtgttgggtaacattatagctgctagctagccaggtagcaTAACAGTCTGTTAAGCTGGGAGAGGCTCCGGTCACTAGtgcacattcaagaacagagaagaaagttagaggatgaagaaagaccGGACATACACCAGAACAACGTATGCTCAAGAGAGGAGCCGTCTGTTGTTACAAggttttttgtttctaaaaaaatCTGACATAATTTAGCCACTGTTGTTGCCCGTCGCTCTAACGTTACTCGGCCGTGCTAACATTACAGTGCTAACGTGAAAGACTtgtcacttcaagcatgcagcgGAGCAACATTATGAACGCAATCCAGCTACGGTCCCGCTACAGACCGTTGAGAAAGACGggttcagagcaatgattaaaaacactggatttaagatgCCTTGCCTCGCTGAAATACGTCCGCCAACCTACTAACATAATTCAAACAGCGAAGGAGGCTGACAGCGGAGCTACGTTCAGTTGCccactacaaccacactacaacctaacttacctgtggccaaggtagtgtttatacaactagcttacaactattttgtttttgaaagggaaacaatgttaaagttgtttgtatgtATATTCATTCaatttgagtttattttactactttgcagtttgcagaaaaaaaaaaactgtttagattctgtaactgtttgatggattctccttcatataacattattgtataatgttgatgagccaagcaaacccttcagtaatcaaagcttttagtaaacatgatgacattaaaatgtctttgtgatattctatgtactcctgacagtagaataagccattataaacctatataaaggcccattattgttatttatttaaatttattttaagaagtttgattacattatattttcgatttgaatgcacaattgtttttttaaaataacaaataaataagaattcaatacattacatctgttattttgtcttagttaggaaagtaatgtttagttagtaaagtctggtgcctatagtctcttccacatggtggaaggaaggtataaggtggaaaaGGTACAttcagtgtattattaattcaacaacggtatcggatcggtatcgggtatcgacagatacacaaagccctggcatcggtatcgggactgaaaaagtcggatcggtgcatccctagtcttatatatcgatgtcgatgtcgatataatatcgatatattgcccagacCTATACTACAGTACTCGTCAGTCCACATCCTGTAAACTGTATCATCTTGCCTTCAGTTTGGTTCTGTCTTCCTCTGATAGCTGGCTCTGAGTTAGCGATACGCTGGGCTCCCTTCCAGCTTTTAACACCAGTGCTCCGCGCACTCGAAACTTTGCTACATCATCTGAAACAAGGAGGACAACAGACAGAACAGAGCAGATAGCCTGAATGAATGACTGATTAGCTATATAATGTAAATTAAATAATGTTGCCGTTTACTCTGCATGCCGAGTATCAAAGAACACGTTGGCAGTTCTGAAGATCTCCACTTATGTTGAAACAGGTAAATTAACGTATCGATATATCCAAAAAGATTAAACTGACAAGATTTTTGAATGAAGTTTGGTGTGTAGGTTTCTCCATTCGGATATGGCGTTAGCGCTGGAAGCACAAGCCTGcttagttagctagcttagcAATACTGTGTCTtacaacataataaaataataataacacttCCTCACCGACTTCAAATGAGTGTTCAAGAGGTACGGAGAAACCACTGAATTCAGTGTCCATGACATCGCCAACCTGACAACAAAAAGAATAGGAATGGAATAGAAAACATATTGTTAGCCTTCACCGAGTCAAAGCTAATGCTAATTGCTTGGCTAACAGGTGGAGCTTCTGCTTTACCGCAGTCAAATGGTAGGGTTGATTTAATACAATTTCCCACTTACCTTTCTGCCGTTATTACAACATACAAAATTCGTGCATACGATAAACAAAACACTGGAAACAACGGCAATTTTAAATGGTAGGGGACGAGCCATTTTGACAGAAATAGACACCAAGACAGTCAAGCGTTCTACAACAACATTAGCACTTCCGGAGTGTTTTCACAACAAAAGGTTCAAAAGTCTCTAAAATACATGACATGCAAAtcgtcttttcttttcttttcttttaaaatgctCATTCGGGAGCTTTTTAGTGGTAacaacaccaacttattacaaattattattgattattaataccccttaaaaatgttaaaatgttaagaTATGCATCATAAGTTTTAGAGTTTGAACAAACGTTTTTATTTTAAGCTAAAAgtcacgcgcgcgcgcgcacacacacacacacacacacacacacacacacacacacacacacacacacacacacacacacacacacacacacacacgcagttaATATGTGCATCCTGAGCTATTTAAGGTATGTGCTGACCTACTTGTGTGCGTTATTATGCGTACCTCTCAATATCTATCAGCTTACTTTACTTTTcacttctgtctgtttctgaaCATGTCATCTGCTATTGCCAGTGCTTCTACACAGGAACCATATTTAGTCCTTGAATTAGTATTTTTAGCATTTTGGGGTTTACATTAGTTTCCTTGTCAGTTGACAGAATGTAACTAATGAACCaggtctgtatgtgtatgtatgtgtgctgcTGTCTTGTAACCTGTCAGCAGCAATGTCTTGTGTATTTTTTCTTGGTGAATTGAAGAGCTTCTAATATCTAATTTGGGCTGTCTTAATTTCAGCTTAGTGTTGCTCTAAATTTTAGCCATAGCAAAGTATGTTAAAAACACATAATGAGTTGTTGAGTCCACACAACTATGTGCTAATATGATCATTTTGTTTTTGGACAGCTATTTAACTATCCCTTTATATTTAGAGCAATATGTAAGTATAGGATTTATAGTTCAGTATTGTTGGTTTAATATCAGTCAACCAAAACAAAATACGTCAAACACACCATTTCACACATTTCCTGTTTCACCAaagtagaatttataaatccaggataactgataaagcgaggcttgacctagtctaatctgtgcagcttGGCTTGGTGCGTtacacgaaggccaagccaggctgaggaggagcgactaggttgagccaggctgaagtaattcggATAGATGAGCGTTCACGGCTTTCCTTAACAGACCGCAAGGTCGataacagatttactgatgctaaaatggagaatacgcattgttcatactttatagAGAGTGATCAGCAGCTTATTGTGTAAGTATgataacgtgaaacacattatttgtaaaaaaaaaaaaaaaaaaattccatgcacactataaacatgaatgtaacagagtatattcatcagttatttccccccagcaaaatataaggtcaaaagcCATTggacaattaggatatgttcttaaaaTTGTAAAATCCTCcaaaattatagtcccagtttagtGGACAACACAAACTGTGTGCTAAGAAtaccaaatacaatgcacatgaaaGAGGAACATACATGatcctttattgttaaagaatacaaatacagtatgaCAAACAGGAAGTatgatgatgtgaaacacattatttgtataaaaagaaaagaaacacggccgctgtaatgaaacagtgagagaaagcgAGGCAGatgatcacggaccgactgaatgtgtaagtatcctaaatatatacattaaccactgctctgaattgaaaccgtcataatcataccattcaaggattaggttactaattctttgcacaaattaacagttgtactctttgccttaaaagtaagcagaagataatgttactcaggaaatttaccatgaagatcaattttctacaacgctagaatatgatgcgtaaatatctctttcactctgtttctccctctctctcatgggctaaaatatacatttcctaagtcatattaacttccactgttcacttttaatgcaaaatgtacaactgttcgtttttgcaaatgacagtgactcagtgaatggtttcagttaagagcagtagttcataaatgtatatttttagactatcattcagtcggtccgctattatctgccgcgctttttctcgtgttttttttaattttttatagaggacgagtttccttctctacatattatattccttgcacccttgtatatatggacatagaaaataaagacactgaagaaattggactctaaaatctagaaactataaagataattaagtgataaatcccatgcacactgtaaacatgaatggaacagagtatattcatcagttattcccccccccagcaaaatataaggtcaaaaaccattgagatgtcctctccctgttgttacatgaatgtacagtagcctacatcactagatagttactggtccagtgaactaagaatataatttgggaggattgtacaattaggatatgttcttcaaattgtacaatcctcccaaattatagtcccagtttactggacaacacacttTGTGagaagaatgccaaatacaatgcacatggaagaggaacaaacatgatccttattgttaaagaattaaaaaaaaaaaattaatcaactaaaataattcgaggtgcattggtcaactatagaaatgtacagcattgtatgtattgccctagtaacagacttcatttaaaacacatttgaaattgtatcagccttttctaattatctcaacaactgccataatatattcatcaaacttctaacaacaatatgaacagcagtcttcatacagcaatataacagtatcaatgactgtcacatgaataattataatttaaaactttaaataataacagtacttaaaggaacagcaatatgcacctgttgtattttaatccaggcagataacaatagggtaaaaccactgctgggtgatcagaaaaggctccaggattaaataaatcctgaatgttagcctggtcaggagcaggctagctgcacagaataaatctccatggtgatttatgtgcctccactttcgtgaaaccgagtcaaggcttaaatcatccaggataattgataaatcccggcttaatcccttatcttggttttgtgaaacaggccccagaaCATAATGCAGTCCTGTTGTGAATATCTACGGATCTCCTCTTGATGAATGCACTGACAAATCCAGGGCCAGCAGAGGCTGCTAACAGACCAGAAAAGACCCTCAACCTTCCTCTCCACCCACCCCTCTCCAAAGGTCTCTAAAAGTGCCTTTTATCAGCTGAATAATACATATTTAGAAGAAgggttgtttgtgtttttaaactcTTAAAGTCAGCATTCTATGTTCTACCTTAGTCTGCGTTTATTTACCTAAATGTCCTAAATCTGTACTGAGTCACGCAGAGCAAAAAAACTGCAGTTGCACTTCTCACAAGATCAGCGtcttatatttattttgtgtcttcaTCCAGCTGGGATGCACTGTCGCTACAAAGATGACCTCTTGTGATCAGATTTGACTTTCCTGCTCAAATGCTGTTTGTTATCTGTGGGAAACTGTGGCCGCTACTGAGCAGAGAAAATACTCGGTTAGTACAGGCTGTAAAACTGGAGAGGAGGATTGCAGTGGCTGTTTGATCTCTTGCTTCTGACTCTAAAAAAACTTGTCTGAGTTGTTTAACAGAGGCACATCTACTGTAACCCAGTGTGTCCGAGAAGCTTGTAATGTACACAGGAACCTCCTGGTGGCCTAGGACTTTAGATGCTGACCATGTAATCACAATTTTCCCTGTTTGAATCCAGCCAGGGCCTCTCTGCTCATTTCTTGTTGTTTCCCTGCTATccaagttaaataaaaaatagtagaaaaagaaaaaaaactgtggccgggttgggaTTTTGATATTTATGGGATTTATTGATATGTTTGCTATTTGTCAAGGGAGGAACACTTATTTTGTGATGTACAGTATCTCTGAAATAATAAagattaaagggatagtttgaatattttgaagtggggttgtatgaggtacttagtCATATGGATggccagtttggagaagcagacaggaaCCCAATGTGTTCCCAGTGGTTTTGGGGTATTTAGAGCTTCCTACATATGGTCAGATCAAGACGCATTTTAGTAAACTAGACAATCCGTTTTGACAATGTGAATGTACCAAAATATTGTTAGAATGGGTATAGCATTCACAACTCTGGGTTGCACGGACACGTTTTCTCCTCGTTATATGGCAGCGACTCAGGCCTTGTTTGTTTGCAGCGTTCCCTGAGCTCAACAGGTTCAGTGAACATGGCTCCAATATTTTGCACCTCCAGTCCAGAATCTATGGATCGTTGTTTCTCTGGGCCTGTGTGCAATGGATCCTAGCTCCAGTTACTAATTTAGCTAAGTTTCCAGGCGCCAAATCTGTTAACGGTCCAAGGGTCAACTAAGGGGCAGAACGTCTGTGACTCCACTTATCTGGGGTTGTGGCCAGAAGAGCCCCAAAACTTAGACGTATCaactgagagagaaaagagaagcagcagctgcaggtttCTGCCAAATGTGATTGATGTGATTTATTTCTCAATGCTTATTCCTGGCTGAGGAGATCTGCTGACATGCAAGAAAACCTCTGTGGATACAAGTGAAAGGCATCCATCATTTTAAACTTGAACATTTATCCATCAAAGTGCTGAAAAGAAGTTTTGAATCCAGTTTTAATCCTTTAAAGTTTAGAGTATCAAGAAGTCAAGACTTAATGTGCAAAACTACTTCGTTGGAGGGTGTTGCACCTTCTCCACTAACTTCTTTCCCAACATTTAATGTCAATCTGGCTCACATTAGAATCACTgacaacatattaaacatatttGGCAATGAGGAATGTCCTCAATGagttaaaaaaatgtgcacaaaaacacCTTTTCACATGTCCTAAAGTTATTGCTTGACTAGATCTAGCTTAAAGagacagttcaccccaaaatcacAAGCTTCTTGGCCATGATTACACTCCCTTCTGTGTGGTGGTACGGTTGGTGGGTGTAGTTTGGTAGAAAGAAAGtagttcctacatgaaactgctcacaaccaggTCTGTGAATTATCTAACCAGGTCATGAATAAGTAAGTgggtcatgatttctggaaagagacattgtTGTTGAGTTTGATGTATTTGTTGGCGCTTGGAGCACCATAGTCTCaaattgccagaccttcctccacagcgctgcgggggagggtctggctagtccacacagcattccgtggTTGGgagaaaatgtgctctggtttattggaatttctttaaaccaatcacaatcggcatgggcagtgctaagcgccgggcggagccatggtgccgctgcaaaataggctcgggaaggaacttgttttggtggaacatgtgtacgttaaaaagttgttttagttgtgcgagagaaaactcggattggacagatagtctagctagctgtctggatttaccctgcagagatctgaggagcagttaaccatagtcctcgaccggagtttagaattccaacacaaagaaagcggaaggtaccgtacatccggccgaaaagagtgaaatacGGGGGAattcctggaagtggaacattgtggatatagaccaGAAGCACCACAACCGAATGCCATCTAGATTCATCATATttgagagaaggcagacatctctaaGTCTGATATCTCCAGCACTAGacaactcacaccaaaacaatctagactGATAAATAGCAGGTAAAAAGGGAAAAACAGGCAAaaggaaaaatatgtatttttgattttggggtgaactgtccctttaaactACAAAAAATATTCTTAAATAATGTCCTCAATTACACAAGTTCAAGCCCCATCTCCTCTTGAAACTCTGTcaacaataataaaacaaattaaaaactaaaataagacagcaactttttttctcttattttaaACATTCAATTACACTTGCATGGATATATCTTTTGTTTTTGATGCACATCATTGTTATCATGATACTGTCTGTATTAAACAATGTGTCTCTCTTGAAGGTGGGGGTGCTCTGCATGCAGCATGTGGTGACTGTGGCATGCGATTCCCTGGGGTGCTGCCTTTGAAACTATATGCAGGCCTATACAGTATCTAGTCTCCCTTACTGGGACAGCCCATTACTCTCTGTCACCGTCCTAAACAACGGTGTCAACTTACTATTCTTAGTCAAATATGAAAGCATGTATATTTATGTGAAACGgcaacaggactttcactttgAAGGAAGACACTGTCATGTCATGTCTGCCTGTGTGCTGTTTAAAATGGAGCATTCTGAAAAATGAGACAGAAagtcaaaaaaatattttcaaacgTTCATGTCCTGAAGTTTAAATAAGTTTGGAGTTATTCACTGAAAAATAATTTTCTCCTCAgcctgtatatatactgtacatttcatgCTGTAGTGTTGACAACTGATCAGACGAGTCAACCAATTACTGGAATTAACAAGaaattgtttgaaatattttaccAAAGTGCAAAAATGGCTGATCCTTAAAAGTTTAATTCAAACTGAGCCAGCACTGTCTTATATATcccattttagtttttattttctttaccaTAATGACCCCAATTACAGTATGAGGgacaaactgaacatttaggTCATATGTAACCCCTAATACAGAAACTGTCATCTGTCTGAATACTTGACTTTTTGTACATGAACATTTTTAAGCACCTTCGATCAATTCGATCGTAGTTGTATGCTTGATATAAACCACAGATCCTTCGCCATATTAACTATATATCAAACATAATTTCGTGAAATAAGGGTACAGCAAAAATACCTTTGCTCACCGATATTAAGGAGTTTTAACGGTATATCTACTCAATGCTATGCAGATGATATTTAATTCTACATCTCTTTTAACtctcaaaatgtaaaatggGATGGCTATATATTCAGCTTTTAGCTGTGGTACAGTAGACACTTTATTTTTGGCATTGTTGGGCAAAAATTCCATAATAACCtatcagcatattgtaattctgTTCTGTAATTGTGGTCTGAGAGAAATCTAGACTGCTGCATCTGcccttggctctgttttcaggctttagaaaatctagcctgtgacgggagactttggccaatcacaggtcatttcagagagagagatgctatGTTCGAAACctttccctcattcactcactcactattccctatatagtgtttactAAATAGTGAACTATTTGTGGAACGACCAAACGAGATTTcggacactcactgaaaacacatcgTTGCGTGACTTGCGtccactgtttagaaacgaaagcccgctccatttttccttttcagttttagCTGTGAtttctgcttcttctcctcctcctccgggaaaacacggctacgttgcattgtggtatacaggagtaaaatgtagggtacatcatCAGAGACGGTAtagaaccgagacgccccaacTAGAggtagtttcctgtatctgtgtcacgtggGCACCTGCCAcacctctttaggagactagcggcaggtcctgagtgtattgattccaacgGGAGAAGTGAACACAGATTGTGAGTCACCAAAGTAGATATTGGACCCATTtctcacaagccacatatctccaaaacattctgacactaaaatggcattttcagacagacacatcaggagaaaattaactttgtttgagtCCTGTTTCTGTCTAAGGACCAAACTCTCATGAGATTTGGCAACTAACGTTCCtgaacgccctaacaaaactaatctctgtgatgctaaatatttcttttagctgtgtaaatatctaacgttagcaaaagaacatattaatgaatctcaaatataacttttcattcaTATGACGTTCACTACACGTTCAAACGgggccacgcctctttaggagacagaaagTGTGTACCGTTTTTATACCATTGGTGCTGCTTGAAATGCACTATCTTTAGTATACAGGAGCTTTGATCGtgtgtacactcaaattagctgtgcgttgtgggtattttatagtgacTATATAGTGAATTAAATTTACCACGGAGAATTCGAACATCACTACAAAATGGCAAACACACTACATGATGCACTATTTCTGTGGTAGGGAAtggtttcgaacacagctagAGTGTGTTCCTTTTAGCGGTTCAGTGCATGCATACGTCCGTGCAACAAAGAGGGGAGAGgaagagctgcaggaagaggtctcTCTCTACTTTAAATCCTTGCGTTTCTTTGCTTTCTACCGACTGCAGCTTTATATCTGATAAAACAGCGGTCCCCAAGGTGCAGAAAAGTCTTGGTTCCTTCGCCTCATCTGTTAAATTAATCTCTAAAATGTATGTGTCACTTTTGACCAGGCGCTATCTCTTGACAAGTAAATTGTTTCATTTGctcctgttttttctttttcccagcTGAGGAATATTACTGTCCTCAGGCCTGTTGTGTATTAAGCAGAGATGGAGATGATAATTCATTCTTTAATTTCATCCCATATTGTAACTCCCTCTTCACCTGTcttaagctgcagacacactaaccagacggccgaccctcggcagaaaaggcagctggactgatcagtctccccgagttggtcaaaaaagtgccttggaacacaccaaagtagtTATGGAGATGTAATAGAGATATAAttagcaggcggcgctaatctgcaTTGTCCGGgtttagcactctaccaatcaaatgggtcatttgagtccgactgcccgcagTGCCCgtcccgccgattatacatgtcaaatcgaccaaaatgaaggctgacggctcctcggacagacgacggcacggaacacaccgaacagactcaagtcactgacctcgccagactgtccaacggccgattatcggcttggtgtgtctcaGGCTTTAGCAAGACATCCCTATCTTGATCCCTTTAAACTGGCTCCACATTTAATTCAAAATCCTATTGAAGACCAGTTTTAGAGCTCTGCATGGTCTGGCACCTACCACAAGTTTCTATGGTCCTATGATCAGGGTGCTTGTTCCTCGATCCAGACTTAAGGAGACTGTACTTTTGAAGTCGTGGCCCCTTTGGGACTCTCTTGAACTTAAGATCTGTGGACACCTTTTAAAAAGCAACTCAAGACCCACCTGTTTAGACttcatttatttcttatttattactttctgactgtgtctctatttttcgtctttttttttatcttttattgtgaagcactgtGTAACGTCTTATTGAGGAAAGTGCTacataaataaactttactgtTGCATGGAGCTGTCCCAAATCAGGCCTATTATTGAAAAAGTTTGCCTCGGTTTTTGCACAAAAGTTCATGCACCATTTCGATTTATCTTCCTTTTAACAACCACAatctataaaaacaaatcagtttGAATGCTGAATTTAATTAAGTCTAAAAAAATGCTGCTTTCATCTCTAAACTGGTGTGTAAGTCAAAGCGATGTGATGGAGAGGACCTGCTTCAGTTGGCTTAACGTGTACTGCAGTGAAGCTTAACCAATGCAAGCGTTAAATAACTGGTGTCATCGGACAGCGGATCACTGGATCATGTAGGACACCTATAGTTAGTCTCCTATATCCAGTTTAAAGCCACACAATATGCAAGATTTTTAACATTTCCAAAGAGTCACAGTATACATCACCACAGATGAGCTGTGATTGCATCAAAAAGACTTATTAAAGACAATTCACTGTAATGTAAAGTTAGAATATACAGTAGGTCTAACAGACTCAAGGACCTTTTATGTCCTATTCAAAAAGCCCTCCATAATCATCCTTGAGGGTATTTTGTTCTCCTTGAACATCTGAATCTCAAGTTGCACTTGCCTTAAATAGCCGTTCTTCAatctctgcctctctttctgACTTAACTTCTCTCTGCCAAATTAAAGTCTCAAAGAATGTTTATT
This window of the Sander lucioperca isolate FBNREF2018 chromosome 21, SLUC_FBN_1.2, whole genome shotgun sequence genome carries:
- the emc10 gene encoding ER membrane protein complex subunit 10 isoform X1 — protein: MARPLPFKIAVVSSVLFIVCTNFVCCNNGRKVGDVMDTEFSGFSVPLEHSFEVDDVAKFRVRGALVLKAGREPSVSLTQSQLSEEDRTKLKDVAAVDGLYRVRVPRVFLQADRQTERQMEGYLTAFVRACAMVESHLSDVISLHTDVSGYLIGVSIVTLPGACRGTEVEDEVDLEVFNTTLSIMAPVNAPGPETALFLERMEMESEKKGKNPQEQKSFFAKYWMYIVPLVLFLMMSGAQDQSGGGAGGGAANGGGR
- the emc10 gene encoding ER membrane protein complex subunit 10 isoform X2, with the protein product MARPLPFKIAVVSSVLFIVCTNFVCCNNGRKVGDVMDTEFSGFSVPLEHSFEVDDVAKFRVRGALVLKAGREPSVSLTQSQLSEEDRTKLKDVAAVDGLYRVRVPRVFLQADRQTERQMEGYLTAFVRACAMVESHLSDVISLHTDVSGYLIGVSIVTLPGACRGTEVEDEVDLEVFNTTLSIMAPVNAPGPETALFLERMEMESEKKGKNPQEQKSFFAKYWYLILGGAIFLMVTNSAQPPAGGGREQS